The DNA segment ACGCGGCTTGTGCTGGAGCTGGAGGCGGGCCTGCCCGAGTACGGGCTGGAGACCGAGGTGGAGGTCGAGTTCGAGCACGGCGGCACCGGCTCGGCGGTGGAGCTCGAGTACGAGGAGTTCGGCGAGTACGAGCAGGAGGTGGAGAAGGGCGGCGAGGTGCTGGTGGAGGAGCTGTACCTGGCCAAGAAGCTGGGGCGGCACGTGTCCGTCTCCGTGGGCCGCTTCTACGTCGCGGTGGGCACGCTGAGCGAGTTCTACCGGCCCACGGACTACCTGGGCACGGTGCGCGCCGAATCGGAGACGCTCGTCATCCCCAACACCTGGGACGAGATGGGCGCGCAGGTGAAGTGGCAGGTGCCGTGGGGCCTGCGCCTCACCGGGCAGGTGGTCAACGGGCTGGACTCCACGGGCTTCAGCTCGCAGGGCTGGGTGGTGGGCGGACACCAGCGGCGCTTCGAGGTGGTGCGCGCCACGGACCTGGCGCTGGTGCTGCGCGCGGACGTCACCCGCTTCGACGGGCTGTCGTTCGGCGCGTCCGGCTACTACGGCGACACCACGCGCAACCGCCCCAAGCCGGACCTCGTCCAGCAGTGCGAGGCGGCGAACGAGAATGAAGTGGCGCCGTGCGGCTACGTGTCCGCGCCGCTGCTCATCCTCGATGCGCACCTGTCGGTGAAGAAGGGCCCCTGGCGCGCGAAGGCGCTGGTGCTGTGGGGCCACCTGGACAACGCGGAGCAGGTGTCCCAGCGCAACGCGCGCCTGTCCAACCTGCTGGGCGTGCTGCGCACCCCGGTGTCCGACAACGCGCTGGCCGTCTGGGGCGAGGTCGGCTTCGACGTGGCGCCGGCCCTGGGGCTGGGTGACGCGCACGAGGTCATTCCCTACGTCCGCGTGGACTACGCGGACACGCAGTTCAACCCGCGCTCCGCGCTCTTCGACAACCCCCGGTTCCGCCGCACCGTCTACACGGTGGGCGCGGCGTACACGCTTTCGGAGGTGGCCTTCGCGAAGCTCGACTTCAGCCACCGCCGTCTCGGTTCCGCAACGTTCCGGCCGGAGAACACGCTGCGGCTCTCAACGGGCTTCTCCTACTGAAGCCCGTCGCAAGGAAGGTGCATCATGGCTCGTTTCTCCCTGTCCGTTCGTCTCGCACTGGCGCCAGTGCTCGTCTCCGGCGCGCTGCTCGTCGGGGGTTGTTCCAACGAAGACTGCTGTGACATGCCCGAGGTCACCCTGAAGCAGGACCTGGTGACCAACTTCGCGGACCGCGTGGTGGTGCCCACGTACCGGGACCTGGCCCATGAGCTGACGGCGCTGGACACGGCGGTGCTGCTGCTGCGGACCGAGCCGACGGCGGCGCGGCTGACGGCGGCGCGCGAGGCCTGGTTCGCCGCGCGCGTGCCGTGGGAGCAGAGCGAGGGGTTCCTGTTCGGCCCGGTGGACAGCTTCGGGTATGACCCGGCGCTGGACAGCTGGCCGGTGAACCGGACGGACCTGGACGCGGTGCTCTCCAGCAGCGACCCCCTCACGGCCGAGTACGTGCGCAACCTGCAGGAGACGCAGAAGGGCTTCCACACGGTGGAGTACCTGCTCTTCGGCGAGGGTGGCACGAAGAAGGTGGAGGACTTCACCCCGCGCCAGTTCGAGTACCTCACCGCCATTACCACCGAGCTGCAGACCGTGGGCAACGCGCTGCTGGCGGCGTGGACGGAGACCACCGACGGCCGGCCGCCCTACCGCGACACGCTGGCCACCGCGGGGCAGTCCGGCAACACCGCGTACCCGTCCGTGCAGGCCGCGGCGCAGGAGATGGTGGGCGGCATCATCAACATCCTCGACGAGGTCGCCAACGGGAAGATTGCCGACCCGTACGACGCGAAGGACCCGGACCTGGTGGAGAGCCAGTTCGCCTACAACTCGCTGAGCGACTTCACCAACAACATCCGCAGCGTGGAGAACGTCTACCTGGGCCGGGCCACGGACATGACGGCGCAGGGGCAGACGCTGCGTGACGTGGTGGGCGTCAACACGGACCTGGACGCGCGCATCCGCGGCGAGATTTCCCAGGCCATCACCGCGCTCGGCAACATCCCGGAGCCGTTCCGCGACGCCATCCGCGACCCGGCCTCCAAGGATGAAATCGAGGCCGCGCAGGAAGCCATCCGCAAGCTCCAGGACACGTTCGAGAAGAACGTGCTGCCGTTCGTCACCCAGTAGGCACAGCCGGTATCGGGGGGGAAGGCCATGCGACGTCCGTTGATGATGGGAGCCGTGCTGCTGCTGGCCACCGCCTGCGGTGAGGACACGCCGGGAGCTCCGGCGGCCCCGCCGCGCGCGGGTGGCGCGACGACCATCGACGACCGGACCTCGCTGGCCTTCGCCCAGCCCGCGCCCAACCTGTCCCTCGAGGCGCAGGAGCGACACCGGGTGGGCGACGCGGCCTTCGCGGCGGTGTTCGTCCCGGCCCCGGCGCCCGTCAATCCGGGGCTGGGACCCGTGTACAACAACACCTCCTGCAACGGCTGCCACCTGCGCAACGGGCGCGGCATGCCGGTGATGGGCTCGGGCCCGCAGCGGACGCAGCTGCTGGTCCGGGTCAGCATGACGGGCGGCTCGCCGGAGCACCCGAATGGCGCGGTCCCCGTGCCGGGCTTCGGCCTCCAGGTGCAGGACCAGGCCAACTATGGCGTGAAGCCCGAGGCCGCCGTCGCGCTCGAGTGGGTGGAGACGCAGGGGCAGTACGCAGATGGCTCGCCGTATTCGCTGCGCTCGCCACGGGTGCGCATCACCCCGAAGGATGGCTCGGTGCCGCCCGCGGGCATGTTGACGTCGCTGCGCCTGCCGCCGCCCGTCTTCGGACTGGGGCTGCTGGAGGCGGTGGAGCTGTCCACGCTCCAGGCGCTGGCGGACCCGGATGACCGGGATGGCGACGGCGTCTCCGGACGACTGAACGAGGTCTGGGACGTGGCGGCCCGCGCGCTGGCGCCGGGGCGCTTCGGCTGGAAGGCGAACAGCCCGCACCTCGCGCAGCAGTCCGCCGAGGCGTACGTCAACGACATGGGGGTGACCAATCCCCTCTTCCCCGAAGTGGACGGCACGCACGAGCTGTCCCGCGACACGCTGGAGGCGGCGGTCTTCTACGCGCAGTCCCTCGGCGTGCCGGCGCGCACGGCGCTGGACGGCGCGGAGGTGCGGCGCGGCGAGGGCCTGTTCCGGGCACGGGGCTGCGAGCACTGCCACCGCGAGGTGCTGGAGACGGGCCCGTACCCGGTGGCGGAGCTGGCGCACCAGCGCATCCACCCATACACGGACCTGCTGCTGCATGACCTGGGGCCCGGGCTCGCGGACGGGCGGCCGGATGGCGCCGCCACGGGGGCGGAGTGGCGCACGCCCGCGCTGTGGGGCCTGGGGCTGACACAGACGGTGCTGCCGTACGCGGCGTACCTCCATGATGGACGGGCCCGCACGCTGGAGGAGGCCATCCTCTGGCACGGCGGCGAGGCCGAGGCGGCGAAGGAAGGCTTCCGCCAGTCATCGACCGAAGATCGCGCGGCGCTGGTGGCGTTCCTGCGCTCGCTCTGAGTCCGGGCCGGAAAATTGACGGGGTGCTACCGGCCTGTAGCGTCATGGGCATGCCCCCTCCGGCCCTCGCACTCGCCGCCCCCGCGCACCTGCGCCGCGCCGACCCGGTCCGCGTGGCCATGGAGCGCCTGGCCCACTCGCTGCCGGCGCGCACCGACGCGGCCGTGCTGATGGACCTGCTCGAGGATGACCTGCGCGAGGGGCTCGATGCGCTCGGAGACGTGGAGGCCCACTTCACGGACCTGCTGGACACACTCCGGACCGAGGACCTGTCTCCGGTGGAGCTGCTCGACGCCGGCGAGGACACGCGCGTCCTCCAGCGGCTGGACTACCTCCACCACGTCATCGTCCAGCTGCGCAGGCGACTGGCCCAGGCCGCGGCGATGAAGCGCCAGGGGCACCCCACCCCGCGCGGTCGCTGAGCCAGCGCCCGGGGAGCGCCTGCCGCGCCCCGGCGTCGAAGCCCGACACGGCCAGGGAGAGTCCTCCCGTCACCCCTCCGTCGAACCCCGGCACTGGCCAGGTCGCCTCCTCCCGTCACCCCTCCGTCGGAGTCCGGCCCGGGCCAGGGAGATTCCTCCCGTCACCCCTCCGTCGGAGTCCGGCCCGGGCCAGGGAGACTCCTCCCGTCACCCCTCCGTCGGAGTCCGGCCCGGGCCAGGGAGATTCCTCCCGTCACCCCTCCGTCAGATGGACGGCGCCACCCCCGTGCCCCCGGGTGAGGTCACCGGCGCTGCGGGCGCCGTCGTTGCCGGTGTCCCCGTCGCGGACGGTGCCGGTGCGGCAGTGCCCGTTCCCGGCGACACGTTGGCCGGAGAGGGCGTGGCCGGAAGCGCGAGGGCCGGGCCTGCAGTGAGTGGCGCCGGAGTGCCCAGCAGCGGCGGGGCCTGACCGGCGTTGAGCGGCCCGGGCGAGCCCAGCAGCGCGGGTGGCGGAGTCGCAGGATCCGAGTTCAGCGGCGGCGCCGTCGCGATGATGCCCGGGCTCACCTGCGCCGTCCCCAGGAAGGCGTCGAAGCCACCGGGCGCCACCGACGGCACGGAGAAGCCGCCCGAGGTGGCCAGGCTGGGCGGCGTGGCGAAGGGCCGCGTCGCCGGCCCGAAGCCCGAGGGACTGCCCGGAGGCGCCGCACCCGGTGTCACCGCCCCGTCCGCGGCTGCTTCAGAGCCCGGCGCGGGCGTGCCCGGCAGGGAGCCGGAGATGTTCACCGGTGGATTGGGCGCCCCCGTGACGGGGAACGTCCCGCTCGTCACGTCCGGCGTCACCGGCAGGCCCGGCACCACGGAGCCCGGCTGCGCCGGCCCCACCGCCGAGCCCGGCGGCACCACGAGCGCACCACCCGCCACGCCCGCGACCGACGGCAGCCCCGTCCCCCCCAGCGCCCCCGAGCCATCCGCGGGCACCGGTGTCGTCGCCGTCACCGGCCCTCCCACCACACCCAGGTCCGAGGCCGGCAGGGGCGCCCCGGTGGTCGTCTGGCCGCCCGAAGTCGAGCCCGCCACGGCTCCGGCGCCCAACCCCGTCCCGAACGAACCGCCCGTCCCGGTGCCAGCCCCCGCTCCCGTCCCGAACGAACCTCCCGTCCCAGTGCCAACTCCTGTCCCGGTATCAGCCCCCGTCCCTGCCCCGAACGAGGTGCCCGTCCCGGTGGCCGCACCCGTCCCGGTGCCGGACCCGCCCACCGAAACGATGCCGCCCCCTTCCGTCGCGACGATGTCCCGGCCTCCGCCGACCACGCCGAACTCGTTCGTGCTCCCGGGCGTCGTCTCCGGCGTGCCGCCCGGCGCGGTGGCCAGGCCGAGAGTGGTGCCCGTACCGGCGGTGCCGCTGCCTCCGGTGCCAGTGCCCGCGCCGA comes from the Pyxidicoccus xibeiensis genome and includes:
- a CDS encoding di-heme oxidoreductase family protein; the protein is MRRPLMMGAVLLLATACGEDTPGAPAAPPRAGGATTIDDRTSLAFAQPAPNLSLEAQERHRVGDAAFAAVFVPAPAPVNPGLGPVYNNTSCNGCHLRNGRGMPVMGSGPQRTQLLVRVSMTGGSPEHPNGAVPVPGFGLQVQDQANYGVKPEAAVALEWVETQGQYADGSPYSLRSPRVRITPKDGSVPPAGMLTSLRLPPPVFGLGLLEAVELSTLQALADPDDRDGDGVSGRLNEVWDVAARALAPGRFGWKANSPHLAQQSAEAYVNDMGVTNPLFPEVDGTHELSRDTLEAAVFYAQSLGVPARTALDGAEVRRGEGLFRARGCEHCHREVLETGPYPVAELAHQRIHPYTDLLLHDLGPGLADGRPDGAATGAEWRTPALWGLGLTQTVLPYAAYLHDGRARTLEEAILWHGGEAEAAKEGFRQSSTEDRAALVAFLRSL
- a CDS encoding imelysin family protein; the protein is MARFSLSVRLALAPVLVSGALLVGGCSNEDCCDMPEVTLKQDLVTNFADRVVVPTYRDLAHELTALDTAVLLLRTEPTAARLTAAREAWFAARVPWEQSEGFLFGPVDSFGYDPALDSWPVNRTDLDAVLSSSDPLTAEYVRNLQETQKGFHTVEYLLFGEGGTKKVEDFTPRQFEYLTAITTELQTVGNALLAAWTETTDGRPPYRDTLATAGQSGNTAYPSVQAAAQEMVGGIINILDEVANGKIADPYDAKDPDLVESQFAYNSLSDFTNNIRSVENVYLGRATDMTAQGQTLRDVVGVNTDLDARIRGEISQAITALGNIPEPFRDAIRDPASKDEIEAAQEAIRKLQDTFEKNVLPFVTQ